CGGGCACGAGCGCCCCCTCACTCACTCTCTCACTCTCATGCCCATGCCCCCAGCACCTGCGCTGTCGCCATCGCTAGCGACTCACCACGTTCACGCTCACTCCCTTCGCTCTTCGGACGCCGCGAATAAGTAGCCGCGCGCACCTCCAGAGTGAGCCGGTCAGTCAGTGTCAGTGCCATGGCGAGACCACGAACAGAGctcctccgcttcctcctcctcatcgtcctcgccaccggcgccgctacggccgccgccaccgcggtggacgcgccggcgcccgcggcagCTGCAGGGTCGGCGGCCGCTGCAGCACCATCAGCGTCGGGGTGCCGGCGCGGCGACGTGGTGGTGCGGCAGCGCGCGACGGGTCGGACGGTGGAGGGGAAGCCCGAGTACGCGGTGGAGGTGCGGAACGCGTGCCGGTGCGCGCAGTCCCGGGTGGTGCTCCGCTGCTACGGCCTCAGCAGCGTGGAGGCCGTGGACCCGCGCGCCATCCGCGCAGTCGACGCCGAGCGCTGCCtgctccgcggcggccgcgccctggcgccccgcggcggcgccgccgtgcgctTCACCTACGCCTGGATGACTCCGCAGGACTTCCCGCTCGTCAGCGCCCAGCCGCACTGCTAGCGCTTACTGCTTAGTAGCTAGAGCTTGCTGGGCTCGGAGAGTGAGTTTGCTGCTGATACGATTCGTCGAGCAAGAGTAGCTGATGGATTGAGTTGCTAAGTGTAATTATTAAACGAGCTTTATTAGGTTGGAGTTTTGTTTAGGCTCGGTGTCTTTGGTGTCGTGGCTGGGTTTAATTTGTACTACTTGTTAACCTTGCGTTTTATGATGATAATTTTTTGCTCTATCCCTATATGATAATTTTGTAAGAGAGGTGGATTGCAGGCAAATGAGCAATTCCGACGCTGGCAGGGAGGCAGGCGACGGACACGCCGCGACACGCGCCACCTTTCATCATGTGGCCTGCCCACCACCGCCGTTCATCATGTAGCGACACACGTGAGACCTCCAGCTTTTGTCAACTCCATTATTTCTCTCTCGGACAGAGAGAGGTGCCGCCGTGGAGCTGCATGGAGGTTACTTTGCTCGTGGGTCTTGTGGGGTCAATCGGCCCGAGGATCGAACGCCTATGGGCTATGGCCTATGCGCGCTTGAGGCTACTGGCCGGCAATGGCTTTCGGAAGCCCGAAGCTATCCAGCGCACGATCTTCTTCGTCTCCTCGGCACCGCTCGCTCCTgtgcgccgccgctcgtcgcgcGCCGGTGAGGAGCTGGGGTCGGAGCGAGGAGGGAAGTTGGATGGCGGGCTGGATGGTGGGCGGCAACGACTGGCGGCGAGGTTCGCGGGCCGCTGGGGGTGGTTGAAGCCGGCTGAGTTGACGATGGTGGTGGTTAAGCCGGCTGAGTTGACGATAGTGTAGTATTGGAAAATTGAGCATTCGTCGTGAGGTTCAGTATCGGTTAcattttgatccggtactaatataAGTATTAGTACCGAGTCTAATGGTTAGTTCTTGATGAGGCTCTCGTGAATCCCTTTAGTAACATGTGAAaacttcacccggtactaaaggttgcacattagtatcggttgaaggcttcaaccggtactaatgtgcctgagggcttttagtaccgggtggagacttcacccggtactaaaggttgcacattagtacctaGTACTAAttggcaacctttagtaccgggtgaagcctccacccagtactaattggTGGGTGGGGATCCAAAACTTGAACTTCACTGGATTGAAGTCCACCGCATGCGTTCGCTCCTCACCGTCTTATCCGCTCGtgactctccctctctcccctgaacggccctcctctctcccttctccctccacggcggccaGTAGTGCCTGGTCGCTTCTCTTCCACCCATTTTAGgcgcacccctcccctcccctcacagctgtccctcccctctcccctccgcGCGTCCCTCACTGCGACGCTGGttaggagcggcggcggggcgaggtcaGGCGACAGCACGGCGGTGAGGGAGCGCACAGGCGGAGTGGCGGGTGACGGCGTGGGGAGCTACAGCGGGCAACGGTGCATGAAGCAGCAACGGGTGATGGTGCGTGGAGCAGCGGGATCTGCAGCGCGACGCGAATCTGCAGGCCGACGTGGTAGGAGAACGTGGAGGCGTGGCGGGGGCAGCGGGATCTAAGGGGTGGCGGTGCGGCAGGACGATAGCTGTGGCCtcacctctctctttctctctctttgggtgagggtggctggcggcgggagggggccAGCGGAGTATgtcgcgagggcggcggcgctgtgggggtggccgggtggggtccctaaattagtaccggttgtttatacaaccggtattaaagccccctttagtaccggttatttgaccgaaatagcaataccggttgcacaactggtactaaagggatttttggacccggtactgagCAGTGGTGATAGAGGTTAGGTTTAGGATTTTGAGGTTCCCGGGGCTCTAATGTCCACAGACGTTAGAAAAAGAAGGTTGCCGGCGGCTATGGTTcggccggagggggaggcgaggcggcgcacGAGCATTGTTGATTGGGCAGGGCTGGATAACTGGtgggtggtggccggcggcggggtcgaggaATGCCACTAGGTTAGGAAGGGTGGGGTGTGAGGGTGGCAGCGGTTGGTGGGCGGACAGCGTAGCGGCGCGGCAGCCACCGGCCGGGGTGGTGGAGAGGTGGAGGCGTCTCTCGGGGAAGAAGCAGGGGTTAGTGGGCCGCTAGCAGGCCTAAGCCATGATCCTTATTTGGCTTCTGGCGGTCAGATAGGAACCCTGCTACTGGCTGCTGGTCCCGAAGGTCCACGCCAACTTCTCTCTTCCCTTCTCACAAGAGCGCGGGCCTTCAACTCCGGGATCCTCTCCAGCTCCTATGCTTCTTCCTTAGAGTATACAACAATAATAACGCGGGCCGAAAGAGCAAAATTGTTGCAACCACGACCACGGTAAGAGGACAAAATCAGGCCAGGAGTTTGTTAAGCTTAAATAATACTCCATTCTCAAATTGGAGGCCCCATTCTCAGATATACAATGTTTACAACAAACCAACTGAACTAACCTATTTTTGAACTAATTAGATTTTTCGTGGAGCCATATGTTTAAGAACAGAGAGAGTGTCTTTTTTTAGAAAGAGTGCCATGACTATACCCTCTTGATTGCTTGTATAATATTGGCCTGTAGGATCAACCGACGATCGTCAATCTGCGATGTATCAAGAAAACAAGTTTTGGATACAATTGACCGATGCTTCTCTCTTCAGTCCCTTTGACCATATGCAAAGACGGCCATGATGGCATGATATGTCTTTCTCGGTTTTATTTCCGATTTTGAGAAATATGTTAGCTACTCCCTTCCGAGTAATTCCTTGATGAATCGTTTGACACGCATGATGCACATAACATAGCGGtacaaaagaaatttgaaaGAAGAGTTTTATATGATCATTTAAAATAGGGATGATCACTACTACAAAAACGATTTGTAGGGATGCCCCGTTTTTTTCTAAGGGCGGACGAAATTTCCACCTGCACCTATGAAACGGGGATGGTACTGTAGCATGTGGCCTGCCTCTGAAGAatcatttgcaggggcgggtgatggcatcaCCCGCCTCTGGAAACGATCTTTCCAGGGCTATGGAAATAGCccccatttgcaggggcgggtgacgctaccacccgcccctgcaaatggttcACCAGGGGTAGGCCACAGGACGTCACGCCCCTGAAAATGGGTGACAAAACAGCCAGctgggcttcttcctcctcctgacaGCACAATCACTGCTcgggggaggtgctgcccgaaaatcgaaaaaagcaaaaaaggtgggggaaggttttcaactttgtttccttggagttggagcttataggaggtaagttgatgctatttccttgttttttttaagCCTATTGCATAGGTTTTAGGCTCAAATGGAGTTCCATATAGCTCGAGATAGATCTAGATCTCCATGGTGTTGATTAGCCATTTGAGCTCCATTTACCTCAAACTTTTGAATGAAGTTAGGTTATTTAGGTAGGAGAACAAGATTATCTAATCATTTGTACTCAACTTTGATGTTTTAGCCTCATTCATGAATGATCAATTCCTAGATAtccatggaggagagagaagaagatttgGTTTTTTCTATATTGATCCATGCATGATATAATTTCCATTTTTTCAAGATTTTGTGGGACAAAacaagttgacatggatgatgaatatttatttttcatttttccaagatttctatatttttatttgtttattaggaaatactacatgtgtgtaagtgtgtgtgtgtgtatggtGTTTTTATATggtgtaattttttttgctgTTTAGAGAGATGGATAGGACATGGATGTATCAAGCATGAGGAACGAACGTCTATTTCCATGGAGAACTtaacaaatttattaaaggTGCGGAGAATAATGTAATGGTTCAGAAGACAAAGATGGTAGCTTGTTCGTGCAAAACCTGAAAGAACATGAGAGTATTCGGGGAGACAACTACAATAAGATCGCATGTGATGGTTCAAGGTTTTGTTGAAGACTACATGATCTAGACATATCATGGTGAGAAAGAACCCCCTTAGAATCCGCTCGACAAAATCATGGAAGATGTCAAGTTTGATAG
This portion of the Setaria viridis chromosome 7, Setaria_viridis_v4.0, whole genome shotgun sequence genome encodes:
- the LOC117863217 gene encoding TPD1 protein homolog 1, with the translated sequence MARPRTELLRFLLLIVLATGAATAAATAVDAPAPAAAAGSAAAAAPSASGCRRGDVVVRQRATGRTVEGKPEYAVEVRNACRCAQSRVVLRCYGLSSVEAVDPRAIRAVDAERCLLRGGRALAPRGGAAVRFTYAWMTPQDFPLVSAQPHC